From Numida meleagris isolate 19003 breed g44 Domestic line chromosome 4, NumMel1.0, whole genome shotgun sequence, the proteins below share one genomic window:
- the PAX3 gene encoding paired box protein Pax-3 isoform X3: protein MTTLAGAVPRMMRPGAGQSYPRGGFPLEVSTPLGQGRVNQLGGVFINGRPLPNHIRHKIVEMAHHGIRPCVISRQLRVSHGCVSKILCRYQETGSIRPGAIGGSKPKQVTTPDVEKKIEEYKRENAGMFSWEIRDRLLKDGVCDRNTVPSVSSISRILRSKFGKGEEEEAELERKEVEEGDKKAKHSIDGILSERAFTKKAFYTQSTLGDELGKQRGESPLKLTLWLCVDKAPASSSLM, encoded by the exons ATGACCACGCTGGCCGGGGCCGTGCCCAGGATGATGCGGCCCGGAGCCGGGCAGAGCTACCCGCGCGGCGGCTTCCCGTTGGAAG TCTCTACCCCTCTCGGCCAGGGCAGAGTCAATCAGCTCGGAGGAGTGTTCATCAACGGGCGGCCGCTGCCCAACCATATCCGCCACAAGATCGTGGAGATGGCGCACCACGGCATCCGGCCCTGTGTCATCTCCCGGCAGCTGCGCGTGTCCCACGGCTGCGTCTCCAAGATCCTCTGCCGCTACCAGGAGACGGGCTCCATCCGCCCGGGGGCCATCGGCGGCAGCAAGCCCAAG CAGGTGACGACTCCGGACGTGGAGAAGAAAATCGAGGAGTACAAGCGGGAGAACGCGGGGATGTTCAGCTGGGAGATCCGCGACAGGCTCCTCAAGGATGGCGTCTGCGACCGCAACACCGTGCCCTCAG TGAGCTCCATCAGCCGCATCCTGCGGAGCAAGTTCgggaaaggggaggaggaggaggccgagctggagaggaaggaggtgGAGGAAGGAGACAAGAAGGCGAAGCACAGCATCGACGGCATCCTCAGCGAGAGAG CTTTTACAAAGAAGGCCTTCTATACACAATCTACACTTGGAGATGaacttggaaaacaaagaggGGAGAGTCCATTGAAACTCACACTTTGGCTTTGCGTAGACAAAGCTCCAGCTAGCAGCAGCTTGATGTGA